A section of the Bradyrhizobium oligotrophicum S58 genome encodes:
- a CDS encoding DUF2274 domain-containing protein produces MAKLKISELPDEKPVKITVELPANVFRDLQTYAEAVGRHSDRPANDLGRLASAMVARFMATDRAFAKSKRTPALKAK; encoded by the coding sequence ATGGCGAAGCTGAAGATCTCGGAACTTCCCGACGAGAAGCCCGTCAAGATCACGGTCGAACTGCCAGCGAACGTGTTTCGCGATCTGCAGACCTATGCCGAAGCTGTTGGCCGCCATTCTGACCGGCCGGCCAATGATCTCGGTCGCCTGGCTTCGGCAATGGTGGCACGTTTCATGGCGACTGATCGGGCGTTTGCCAAGTCGAAGCGGACACCAGCCCTCAAGGCCAAATAG
- a CDS encoding acyl-homoserine-lactone synthase, whose product MRTLSIRWETVHRYGEAWISHHRLRYRMFVERQGWSVPHYQGLEYDEFDTPAATYILVVDEHDRAPGTARLIPTTRPYMVKSLWPDLVEGLLPHSDAVWEASRFGCDRALSAGGRRRVIGQLIQACQEFGLASAILKSVRRHTGTEGAA is encoded by the coding sequence ATGCGTACCCTTTCAATCAGGTGGGAAACCGTCCATCGATATGGCGAGGCGTGGATCTCGCATCATCGGTTGCGGTACCGGATGTTCGTCGAGCGCCAGGGGTGGTCCGTGCCTCATTATCAGGGCCTGGAATATGATGAGTTCGACACGCCGGCAGCTACCTACATTCTGGTCGTCGACGAGCACGATCGGGCCCCGGGAACTGCACGGCTGATTCCGACCACACGCCCCTACATGGTCAAGTCCTTGTGGCCTGACCTGGTTGAAGGCTTGCTGCCGCATTCGGATGCAGTCTGGGAAGCATCGCGCTTCGGCTGCGATCGCGCACTGAGCGCCGGCGGACGGCGCCGAGTGATCGGGCAGCTCATCCAGGCCTGTCAGGAATTCGGTCTCGCATCAGCGATCCTGAAATCGGTTCGCCGGCATACAGGCACCGAAGGCGCTGCATGA
- a CDS encoding helix-turn-helix transcriptional regulator translates to MDLFSFIDCANRTQSLSDLFDLLVGSAADEGFGQVAYGALNYEETVRLPDHPMPAIALNFPLDWRKHYFERKYHEIDPVVRRTAFHSRPFLWDQLLERRQLQDGERLVLHEGREAGLKHGVSVPLFGPSGRISVLSFASRFEDADPVRHLKHLHAMACQFHVAFGELARPAAGKKAIELSQRERECLKWTAEGKSSWDIGIILKISENTINFHIKKAMRKLGTNSRTVAVVRAIRLGLIEIPGLAGRSMSAWIDTPPTETDAT, encoded by the coding sequence ATGGACCTCTTCAGCTTCATAGATTGTGCAAACCGCACGCAGTCGTTGTCCGACCTCTTCGATCTTCTCGTCGGTTCTGCAGCCGATGAGGGTTTCGGTCAGGTAGCCTATGGCGCGTTGAACTACGAAGAGACGGTACGGCTGCCAGATCATCCGATGCCGGCCATCGCTCTCAACTTTCCGCTCGATTGGCGGAAGCACTATTTCGAGCGCAAGTATCACGAGATCGATCCGGTCGTCAGGAGAACGGCGTTTCACAGCAGGCCATTCCTGTGGGATCAGCTGCTCGAGCGGCGGCAGCTGCAGGACGGCGAGCGATTGGTCCTTCATGAGGGCCGCGAAGCCGGTCTCAAGCACGGGGTGAGCGTGCCGCTGTTTGGCCCGTCGGGACGTATCTCCGTTCTATCCTTTGCATCCCGCTTCGAGGATGCGGACCCGGTCCGGCATCTCAAGCATCTTCACGCTATGGCGTGTCAGTTCCATGTCGCTTTTGGCGAGCTTGCCCGGCCAGCGGCGGGCAAGAAGGCGATCGAGCTTTCGCAGCGCGAACGCGAATGTCTGAAGTGGACCGCGGAGGGCAAATCCTCCTGGGACATCGGAATAATCCTCAAGATCAGTGAAAACACGATCAACTTCCACATCAAGAAGGCGATGAGAAAGCTTGGCACGAACAGCCGGACGGTCGCGGTCGTGAGGGCGATAAGGCTTGGTCTGATCGAGATTCCTGGACTAGCCGGCCGATCCATGTCGGCGTGGATCGACACACCACCGACTGAAACCGACGCCACCTAA
- a CDS encoding acetolactate synthase catalytic subunit, with protein sequence MKQDENITVAERIALALKRHGTELIFAQSLPSAVILAAEAIGIRQVTYRQENMGGAMADGHARVSGRIAVVAAQNGPAATLLVPPLAEAYKASIPLVALVQEVERPQIDRNAFQELDHMALFSACAKSVRRMLTADRVDDYVDAAFVAAGSGRPGPAVLLLPADLLRERAITPRLQRSASYGHWPIDRTCPSRDLIEAAADLIASARAPAVIAGGGATSKGAAGALARLQDLAHLPIFTTNMGKGSVDEHHPLSCGVLGALNGPGSLGRHTRRLLGEADTVLLVGSRTNQNGTDSWRLIPPSAMLIHIDIDPQEIGRNYQALRLVGDAETTLDLLCSAVQVRDLRMRRRQRGELESRIAAAWHQFEIDRCSVREANMSPIRPERIMKELQSHLTSETVVVADASYASMWILGQLRGLRAGMRFITPRGLAGLGWGLPLAIGAKLAKPHHPVVAVVGDGGFAHSWAELETMVRSDIAVVVIVLNNSVLGYQKDAETAKFGRFTTACRLGPVSHAEIAQACGCAAIQVTAPGELAAALGTALTARRPWLIDVICAADAHPPLSLYDGTLDRPELVEPAT encoded by the coding sequence GTGAAGCAGGATGAGAACATAACGGTCGCCGAACGAATTGCGCTGGCACTGAAACGGCACGGCACGGAGCTCATCTTTGCGCAAAGCCTGCCATCCGCCGTCATTCTTGCCGCGGAAGCGATCGGCATCAGGCAGGTCACCTACCGCCAGGAAAACATGGGAGGCGCCATGGCGGATGGACATGCCCGTGTGTCCGGCCGCATCGCCGTCGTGGCGGCGCAAAATGGCCCCGCGGCGACGCTACTCGTGCCACCGCTGGCCGAAGCTTACAAGGCCAGTATTCCGCTGGTGGCCCTGGTTCAGGAGGTGGAACGTCCGCAGATCGATCGCAACGCCTTTCAGGAGCTCGACCATATGGCGTTGTTCTCCGCCTGCGCCAAATCGGTGCGTCGCATGCTTACCGCAGATCGCGTCGACGATTATGTCGATGCAGCCTTTGTTGCCGCAGGAAGCGGACGTCCGGGACCGGCCGTTCTGCTCCTTCCCGCCGATCTCCTGCGCGAACGCGCCATCACACCGCGACTGCAGCGGAGTGCCAGCTACGGCCATTGGCCGATCGACCGCACCTGCCCGTCGAGAGACCTCATTGAAGCAGCAGCCGACCTGATCGCCTCAGCGCGTGCGCCTGCGGTCATCGCAGGTGGCGGCGCCACATCCAAAGGTGCAGCCGGAGCCTTGGCCCGGCTGCAGGACCTCGCTCATCTGCCTATCTTCACGACCAACATGGGCAAAGGTAGCGTCGACGAGCACCACCCGTTGTCGTGCGGAGTTCTGGGTGCCTTGAACGGGCCAGGCTCGCTGGGACGGCATACGCGCCGGCTGCTCGGCGAGGCCGACACCGTGCTCCTGGTGGGCTCCCGCACTAACCAGAACGGAACCGACAGCTGGCGACTGATCCCCCCGAGCGCCATGCTCATTCATATCGACATCGATCCGCAGGAGATCGGGCGCAACTACCAGGCGCTTCGTCTGGTAGGCGATGCCGAAACAACGCTAGACCTGCTGTGCTCGGCGGTACAAGTCCGCGATCTCCGCATGCGGCGGCGACAACGGGGCGAACTCGAGAGCCGCATCGCGGCAGCATGGCATCAGTTCGAAATCGACCGTTGCTCGGTCAGGGAAGCGAACATGTCGCCCATCCGTCCCGAGCGGATCATGAAGGAGCTCCAGAGCCATCTGACGTCCGAGACCGTCGTCGTCGCAGACGCAAGCTATGCCTCCATGTGGATCCTCGGCCAATTGCGTGGCTTACGGGCGGGGATGCGCTTCATCACGCCGCGTGGTCTTGCCGGACTGGGCTGGGGGCTGCCTCTGGCGATCGGCGCCAAACTTGCCAAGCCTCACCATCCTGTCGTCGCAGTGGTAGGCGACGGCGGATTTGCGCATAGCTGGGCCGAACTCGAGACAATGGTTCGTAGCGACATCGCAGTGGTCGTCATCGTCCTGAACAACAGCGTCCTTGGCTATCAAAAGGATGCCGAGACCGCGAAGTTCGGCCGGTTCACCACCGCTTGCCGCCTTGGCCCAGTCTCGCATGCTGAGATCGCGCAGGCCTGCGGGTGCGCCGCAATTCAGGTCACCGCCCCCGGCGAGCTCGCAGCTGCGCTCGGCACCGCACTCACAGCGCGGCGACCCTGGTTGATCGACGTGATCTGCGCAGCTGATGCGCACCCGCCACTGTCCCTCTACGATGGCACTCTCGACCGGCCGGAGCTGGTCGAGCCCGCGACGTGA